Proteins encoded by one window of Rutidosis leptorrhynchoides isolate AG116_Rl617_1_P2 chromosome 7, CSIRO_AGI_Rlap_v1, whole genome shotgun sequence:
- the LOC139860123 gene encoding uncharacterized protein codes for MHTDGAFGPEGTGAGIVLKSPEGEEYTFALHFSIPVTNNEAEYEALLSGMRVAKYFEVKELSVYVDSHLVANQFSGIFEAHDESMQKYLNLVQELAVDFDLFQITQVSRTLNKKADVLSKLAALTFSHFKKEIWVEEVKVKSIETDGVSAAVEEEEQSWMTPIVEFLNKGTLPIGSIEARKIKMKAPMYLLDKGILYRKSFLGPHLRCLNPTQAKLIIREVHEGMCALHSRHKTVASKIMRLGYYWPSMYRDAAKVIRKCQSCQLHTPVSKALRQPMIPVASPWPFCKWAIDIVGPFPVGPGGVKFLLLVSRTKHKANIDISRTPPGERSEAVIPAEINVPTMRIASFDESSNSEELRENLNLVEERMEMAAIKEAINKQRITSYYNKSVQPLSFQLDDLMWQKNDASRSEDMGKLGPKWEGPYKVIGVHDIGAYRLASLDGKTIKCTWHA; via the exons ATGCACACAGATGGAGCTTTTGGCCCAGAAGGCACAGGAGCAGGAATAGTCCTAAAAAGTCCAGAAGGAGAAGAATATACCTTCGCGCTGCACTTTAGCATCCCTGTAACAAATAATGAAGCTGAATATGAAGCGTTGTTATCCGGAATGCGAGTAGCAAAATATTTTGAGGTAAAAGAGTTGTCAGTATATGTTGATTCACATCTAGTTGCAAACCAATTCAGTGGGATATTCGAAGCACATGATGAATCGATGCAAAAGTATCTGAATCTTGTGCAAGAGCTCGCGGTGGATTTCGATTTATTCCAGATAACTCAGGTTTCAAGAACATTGAATAAAAAGGCGGATGTGCTTAGTAAGTTAGCGGCCTTAACATTCAgccattttaagaaagaaatttgggtTGAGGAAGTGAAAGTAAAATCCATTGAGACCGATGGTGTATCCGCCGCAGTTGAAGAAGAGGAGCAGAGTTGGATGACACCGATAGTAGAATTTCTGAACAAAGGCACATTGCCGATAGGTTCAATAGAAGCAAGAAAGATTAAGATGAAAGCACCGATGTATTTGTTAGATAAAGGAATTCTATACAGAAAGTCTTTCCTGGGACCCCATTTGCGGTGTCTTAATCCAACTCAAGCGAAGTTGATAATACGGGAAGTGCACGAGGGAATGTGCGCTTTGCACTCAAGACACAAAACAGTTGCGTCCAAAATAATGCGGCTCGGATACTATTGGCCATCAATGTACAGAGATGCCGCGAAGGTGATACGCAAATGTCAGTCTTGTCAGCTGCACACACCGGTAAGCAAAGCTCTGCGACAGCCAATGATACCGGTCGCGtctccatggccattctgcaaatgggcaattgacatagtgggGCCATTCCCCGTAGGACCAGGAGGTGTAAAGTTTTTG CTATTGGTGTCAAGAACTAAACATAAAGCAAACATTGACATCAGTCGCACACCCCCAGGCGAACG GTCCGAGGCTGTGATACCCGCAGAAATAAATGTGCCAACTATGCGCATAGCttccttcgatgaaagtagcaaTAGTGAAGAACTGCGTGAAAATCTGAACTTAGTTGAAGAACGCATGGAAATGGCGGccataaaagaagcaatcaacaaacaAAGAATCACAAGCTACTATAATAAGAGCgtacaaccattatctttccaattGGATGACTTGATGTGGCAAAAAAATGACGCAAGCAGATCAGAGGACATGGGTAAACTCGGACCTAAATGGGAAGGACCATACAAGGTTATTGGCGTACACGATATAGGGGCTTATCGACTAGCAAGTTTAGATGGAAAAACAATAAAATGCACCTGGCATGCATAA